Proteins co-encoded in one Capsicum annuum cultivar UCD-10X-F1 chromosome 9, UCD10Xv1.1, whole genome shotgun sequence genomic window:
- the LOC124887108 gene encoding uncharacterized protein LOC124887108 codes for MISLSIQKDIVNACKIEIVKAILEELNGNYFSLLVDESFDVSHKEQMAIVLRYVDRMGFVIERLIDIVHVEDTSALSLKKIIVNLLAQHFLSLSSGSHYKSFVNFIFMFGSIVDVLESLVLDARNMDERAKIMGHLEACQTFEVAFMLHLMRDFLTITNDLNKCLQKMEQDIANPMLLIEVAKRSSLRSRRRHADYTVLHHYRVEVFCNIIDWQLQELNDHFGEVTIDLLHGIASLNPVNLFSSFDIKKIMRKTELYPDDFDEFNMSILENQLSSYISDVRDVDERFFNLNGLCDLSKRLVQTKKHSNCLSVFRLVKLALLLPVATISVKRTFSAIKFIKNDLRSQMSDSFFSGYLVPYLKKYVFDNIYNDAIIKTFQDIKPHRVQL; via the exons ATGATTTCTCTATCGATTCAGAAAGATATTGTAAATGCTTGTAAAATAGAAATCGTTAAAGCTATTCTTGAGGAATTAAATGGTAACTACTTTTCCTTACTAGTTGATGAGTCTTTTGACGTGTCACACAAAGAGCAAATGGCTATTGTATTGCGATATGTTGATAGGATGGGGTTTGTGATAGAGCGACTTATTGATATTGTTCATGTTGAAGATACTAGTGCTTTATCTCTAAAAAAGATAATTGTCAATTTACTTGCTCAACATTTCTTGAGTCTATCATCT GGGTCTCATTATAAGTCCtttgtcaattttattttcatgtttggCTCTATTGTTGATGTTCTTGAATCACTTGTTCTTGATGCACGTAATATGGATGAAAGAGCCAAGATAATGGGACATCTCGAAGCTTGTCAAACATTTGAGGTTGCATTCATGCTACATTTGATGAGAGATTTTTTGACTATCACAAATGATCTTAACAAATGCTTACAAAAAATGGAGCAAGATATTGCAAATCCCATGCTACTTATTGAAGTAGCAAAGAGAAG CTCTTTAAGATCCCGCCGCCGCCATGCCGATTATACAGTCTTACATCATTACCGTGTTGAAGTATTTTGCAATATTATTGATTGGCAACTTCAAGAACTCAATGATCATTTTGGTGAGGTGACAATTGATTTGCTTCATGGAATTGCTTCTTTGAATCCGGTTAACTTATTTTCAAGTTttgatatcaaaaaaataatgagaaagacCGAATTATATCCagatgattttgatgaatttaatatGAGTATTCTTGAGAATCAACTTTCAAGTTACATTAGTGATGTTCGTGATGTTGATGAAAGGTTCTTCAATTTAAATGGGCTTTGTGATCTTTCCAAAAGATTAGTTCAAACAAAGAAACATTCAAATTGTCTTTCGGTATTCCGCTTAGTAAAACTAGCTTTACTTCTACCGGTTGCGACAATATCCGTTAAAAGAACTTTCTCGGCAATAAAGTTTATCAAGAATGACTTGCGGAGTCAAATGAGTGATAGTTTTTTTAGTGGTTATTTGGTGccttatttgaaaaaatatgtatttgataatatttataatgatgCTATTATTAAGACATTTCAAGATATAAAACCTCATAGAGTACAATTGTAA
- the LOC107841956 gene encoding cytochrome b561 and DOMON domain-containing protein At3g25290, with translation MASHFNLFLTSLLVLLFHISPSASLTCSSQTFSANTRFTNCTNLPSLKSFLHWTFDPTKSTLSVAFSASPASPDGWIAWGINPIAPAMIGTQSLIAFKNPKGSMVVKTYNLTSYKSITESKLLYNVLDSNAESSDGVMKIFATLELPKNMKTVNQVWQVGPAVKDGMPVVHKFEPDNLKSKATLDLTTVEGNKNANANATSSSTSTGQSGNETGGSSTVLKTETIAFSFFFLGLVLLQL, from the coding sequence ATGGCCTCTCATTTTAACCTCTTCCTCACCTCCTTACTTGTTCTTCTCTTCCACATCTCACCTTCCGCCTCTCTCACATGCTCCTCTCAAACTTTCTCAGCCAACACTCGTTTCACCAATTGCACTAATCTTCCTTCTCTCAAATCTTTCCTCCATTGGACCTTTGACCCAACCAAATCCACTCTGTCTGTTGCCTTCAGTGCTTCTCCAGCTTCCCCTGATGGGTGGATTGCTTGGGGCATTAACCCCATTGCCCCAGCTATGATTGGCACACAATCCCTTATAGCATTCAAAAATCCCAAAGGGTCCATGGTTGTTAAGACTTACAACCTTACTTCATACAAATCAATTACAGAGTCCAAGCTTTTATACAATGTTTTGGATTCCAACGCAGAGTCATCTGATGGGGTCATGAAAATCTTCGCTACGTTGGAGTTGCCTAAAAATATGAAGACGGTGAATCAAGTATGGCAGGTGGGACCGGCGGTGAAAGATGGAATGCCGGTGGTGCATAAGTTTGAACCTGATAATTTGAAATCTAAAGCTACTCTGGATTTGACTACTGTTGAAGGGAATAAGAATGCAAATGCAAatgctacttcttcttctaccaGTACTGGGCAAAGTGGAAATGAAACTGGAGGATCTTCAACAGTTTTGAAGACTGAAACCATtgctttttccttcttcttccttGGACTTGTGCTTTTGCAGCTTTAG